In Canis lupus dingo isolate Sandy chromosome 1, ASM325472v2, whole genome shotgun sequence, a single genomic region encodes these proteins:
- the ZBTB32 gene encoding zinc finger and BTB domain-containing protein 32 isoform X5 produces the protein MSFHLHPHLQMSTAITGAWQEVWPQDQRIPLSLNLEKGLWNQNQLGSSSPAPGSLPQCPTKLSPGEMEESDQRHTGPLATCVGHVSTAGPSRQQPPPPPPARSRPHSCSVCGKRFSLKHQMETHYRVHTGEKPFSCSLCPQRSRDFSAMTKHLRTHGAAPYRCPLCRAGCPSLASMQAHMRGHSPSQLPPGWTIRSTFLYSSSRPSRASTSPCRSPCSTT, from the exons CACCGCCATCACTGGAGCCTGGCAGGAGGTCTGGCCACAGGACCAGAG GATCCCACTGTCCCTGAACCTCGAGAAAGGTCTCTGGAACCAGAACCAGTTGGGCTCCTCCAGTCCTGCCCCAG GTTCCCTCCCCCAGTGCCCCACAAAACTCAGCCCTGGGGAGATGGAAGAGTCTGATCAGAGGCACACAG GTCCACTTGCCACCTGTGTGGGTCATGTGAGTACAGCAGGCCCATCACGCCAacaacctcccccacccccacctgctcgGTCCAGGCCCCATTCTTGTTCTGTCTGTGGAAAAAGGTTCTCACTCAAGCATCAGATGGAGACGCACTACCGAGTCCACACAG GAGAGAAGCCCTTCTCCTGTAGCCTCTGCCCCCAGCGCTCCCGGGACTTCTCAGCCATGACCAAGCACCTGCGCACGCATGGGGCCGCACCCTACCGCTGCCCTCTGTGCCGGGCCGgctgccccagcctggcctccatGCAGGCGCACATGCGTGGCCACTCGCCCAGCCAGCTCCCACCTGGATGGACCATTCGCTCCACCTTCCTCTACTCCTCTTCCAGGCCGTCCCGGGCCTCGACCTCTCCCTGTAGGTCCCCTTGCTCCACCACTTGA
- the ZBTB32 gene encoding zinc finger and BTB domain-containing protein 32 isoform X6, producing the protein MTSPSPGRVWPGSQVLPRLTLPHRIPRIPLSLNLEKGLWNQNQLGSSSPAPGSLPQCPTKLSPGEMEESDQRHTGPLATCVGHVSTAGPSRQQPPPPPPARSRPHSCSVCGKRFSLKHQMETHYRVHTGEKPFSCSLCPQRSRDFSAMTKHLRTHGAAPYRCPLCRAGCPSLASMQAHMRGHSPSQLPPGWTIRSTFLYSSSRPSRASTSPCRSPCSTT; encoded by the exons ATGACATCTCCCTCTCCAGGAAGGGTCTGGCCAGGATCCCAGGTTTTGCCAAGGTTAACTCTTCCCCACCGTATCCCCAGGATCCCACTGTCCCTGAACCTCGAGAAAGGTCTCTGGAACCAGAACCAGTTGGGCTCCTCCAGTCCTGCCCCAG GTTCCCTCCCCCAGTGCCCCACAAAACTCAGCCCTGGGGAGATGGAAGAGTCTGATCAGAGGCACACAG GTCCACTTGCCACCTGTGTGGGTCATGTGAGTACAGCAGGCCCATCACGCCAacaacctcccccacccccacctgctcgGTCCAGGCCCCATTCTTGTTCTGTCTGTGGAAAAAGGTTCTCACTCAAGCATCAGATGGAGACGCACTACCGAGTCCACACAG GAGAGAAGCCCTTCTCCTGTAGCCTCTGCCCCCAGCGCTCCCGGGACTTCTCAGCCATGACCAAGCACCTGCGCACGCATGGGGCCGCACCCTACCGCTGCCCTCTGTGCCGGGCCGgctgccccagcctggcctccatGCAGGCGCACATGCGTGGCCACTCGCCCAGCCAGCTCCCACCTGGATGGACCATTCGCTCCACCTTCCTCTACTCCTCTTCCAGGCCGTCCCGGGCCTCGACCTCTCCCTGTAGGTCCCCTTGCTCCACCACTTGA
- the ZBTB32 gene encoding zinc finger and BTB domain-containing protein 32 isoform X8 — MEESDQRHTGPLATCVGHVSTAGPSRQQPPPPPPARSRPHSCSVCGKRFSLKHQMETHYRVHTGEKPFSCSLCPQRSRDFSAMTKHLRTHGAAPYRCPLCRAGCPSLASMQAHMRGHSPSQLPPGWTIRSTFLYSSSRPSRASTSPCRSPCSTT; from the exons ATGGAAGAGTCTGATCAGAGGCACACAG GTCCACTTGCCACCTGTGTGGGTCATGTGAGTACAGCAGGCCCATCACGCCAacaacctcccccacccccacctgctcgGTCCAGGCCCCATTCTTGTTCTGTCTGTGGAAAAAGGTTCTCACTCAAGCATCAGATGGAGACGCACTACCGAGTCCACACAG GAGAGAAGCCCTTCTCCTGTAGCCTCTGCCCCCAGCGCTCCCGGGACTTCTCAGCCATGACCAAGCACCTGCGCACGCATGGGGCCGCACCCTACCGCTGCCCTCTGTGCCGGGCCGgctgccccagcctggcctccatGCAGGCGCACATGCGTGGCCACTCGCCCAGCCAGCTCCCACCTGGATGGACCATTCGCTCCACCTTCCTCTACTCCTCTTCCAGGCCGTCCCGGGCCTCGACCTCTCCCTGTAGGTCCCCTTGCTCCACCACTTGA
- the ZBTB32 gene encoding zinc finger and BTB domain-containing protein 32 isoform X7 produces MTSPSPGRVWPGSQVLPRLTLPHRIPRIPLSLNLEKGLWNQNQLGSSSPAPGPLATCVGHVSTAGPSRQQPPPPPPARSRPHSCSVCGKRFSLKHQMETHYRVHTGEKPFSCSLCPQRSRDFSAMTKHLRTHGAAPYRCPLCRAGCPSLASMQAHMRGHSPSQLPPGWTIRSTFLYSSSRPSRASTSPCRSPCSTT; encoded by the exons ATGACATCTCCCTCTCCAGGAAGGGTCTGGCCAGGATCCCAGGTTTTGCCAAGGTTAACTCTTCCCCACCGTATCCCCAGGATCCCACTGTCCCTGAACCTCGAGAAAGGTCTCTGGAACCAGAACCAGTTGGGCTCCTCCAGTCCTGCCCCAG GTCCACTTGCCACCTGTGTGGGTCATGTGAGTACAGCAGGCCCATCACGCCAacaacctcccccacccccacctgctcgGTCCAGGCCCCATTCTTGTTCTGTCTGTGGAAAAAGGTTCTCACTCAAGCATCAGATGGAGACGCACTACCGAGTCCACACAG GAGAGAAGCCCTTCTCCTGTAGCCTCTGCCCCCAGCGCTCCCGGGACTTCTCAGCCATGACCAAGCACCTGCGCACGCATGGGGCCGCACCCTACCGCTGCCCTCTGTGCCGGGCCGgctgccccagcctggcctccatGCAGGCGCACATGCGTGGCCACTCGCCCAGCCAGCTCCCACCTGGATGGACCATTCGCTCCACCTTCCTCTACTCCTCTTCCAGGCCGTCCCGGGCCTCGACCTCTCCCTGTAGGTCCCCTTGCTCCACCACTTGA
- the ZBTB32 gene encoding zinc finger and BTB domain-containing protein 32 isoform X3 — MAFLSDLLRLVPRQGTMPLCPTRLPSPYCSDRLVRLAARLRPALCDTLITVGSQEFPAHSLVLAGVSQQLGRRGRWALVKGISPSTFAQLLYFVYGESVELQPGELGPLEEAARTLGVQSLEEACRRARQDRARELGTGLKEHQEEPEKPIRGSERGLEGHGNQRPEKFVRAGWREQEALHEQRPQRERPERAEAMQEGSREQMRSKEKFKQSPVGHGGTDGKQEVIMWVTESPGGSEESLREFPGPFPPPGCLQSSVVPRPWWAEAPWLGEGQPALWSILLLPPRYGTPFSHSTAITGAWQEVWPQDQRIPLSLNLEKGLWNQNQLGSSSPAPGPLATCVGHVSTAGPSRQQPPPPPPARSRPHSCSVCGKRFSLKHQMETHYRVHTGEKPFSCSLCPQRSRDFSAMTKHLRTHGAAPYRCPLCRAGCPSLASMQAHMRGHSPSQLPPGWTIRSTFLYSSSRPSRASTSPCRSPCSTT; from the exons ATGGCCTTTCTTTCAGATCTTCTGAGATTGGTACCCAGGCAAGGCACAATGCCCCTGTGCCCGACAAGACTGCCTAGCCCCTATTGCTCTGATCGACTGGTACGGCTAGCAGCCAGGCTCCGGCCAGCACTATGTGATACCTTGATCACTGTGGGGAGCCAAGAATTCCCTGCCCACAGCCTGGTGCTGGCAGGCGTGAGCCAGCAGCTGGGCCGCAGGGGCCGCTGGGCTCTGGTCAAAGGCATCAGCCCTTCTACCTTTGCCCAGCTTCTGTACTTTGTTTATGGGGAGAGTGTAGAGCTGCAACCTGGGGAACTGGGACCCCTTGAGGAAGCAGCCAGAACTTTGGGGGTGCAGTCCCTGGAAGAGGCATGCAGGAGAGCTCGACAGGACAGGGCTAGAGAACTGGGTACAGGACTCAAGGAACATCAGGAGGAGCCAGAGAAACCTATAAGGGGTTCTGAGAGAGGATTGGAGGGACATGGAAATCAAAGACCAGAGAAATTTGTTAGAGCTGGTTGGAGAGAACAAGAGGCACTGCATGAGCAAAGGCCACAAAGAGAGAGGCCGGAGAGAGCAGAGGCAATGCAGGAGGGTTCGAGGGAGCAGATGAGATCAAAGGAGAAATTCAAGCAATCCCCTGTTGGCCATGGTGGAACAGATGGAAAACAAGAAGTAATTATGTGGGTGACGGAGAGTCCAGGGGGCTCTGAGGAAAGTCTGCGGGAGTTCCCtggccccttccccccaccaggTTGCCTCCAAAGCAGCGTCGTTCCTAGGCCCTGGTGGGCTGAGGCCCCTTGGTTGGGGGAGGGCCAGCCTGCCCTGTGGAGCATCCTGCTGTTGCCACCCAGATACGGCACTCCCTTCTCCCATAGCACCGCCATCACTGGAGCCTGGCAGGAGGTCTGGCCACAGGACCAGAG GATCCCACTGTCCCTGAACCTCGAGAAAGGTCTCTGGAACCAGAACCAGTTGGGCTCCTCCAGTCCTGCCCCAG GTCCACTTGCCACCTGTGTGGGTCATGTGAGTACAGCAGGCCCATCACGCCAacaacctcccccacccccacctgctcgGTCCAGGCCCCATTCTTGTTCTGTCTGTGGAAAAAGGTTCTCACTCAAGCATCAGATGGAGACGCACTACCGAGTCCACACAG GAGAGAAGCCCTTCTCCTGTAGCCTCTGCCCCCAGCGCTCCCGGGACTTCTCAGCCATGACCAAGCACCTGCGCACGCATGGGGCCGCACCCTACCGCTGCCCTCTGTGCCGGGCCGgctgccccagcctggcctccatGCAGGCGCACATGCGTGGCCACTCGCCCAGCCAGCTCCCACCTGGATGGACCATTCGCTCCACCTTCCTCTACTCCTCTTCCAGGCCGTCCCGGGCCTCGACCTCTCCCTGTAGGTCCCCTTGCTCCACCACTTGA
- the ZBTB32 gene encoding zinc finger and BTB domain-containing protein 32 isoform X2 — translation MAFLSDLLRLVPRQGTMPLCPTRLPSPYCSDRLVRLAARLRPALCDTLITVGSQEFPAHSLVLAGVSQQLGRRGRWALVKGISPSTFAQLLYFVYGESVELQPGELGPLEEAARTLGVQSLEEACRRARQDRARELGTGLKEHQEEPEKPIRGSERGLEGHGNQRPEKFVRAGWREQEALHEQRPQRERPERAEAMQEGSREQMRSKEKFKQSPVGHGGTDGKQEVIMWVTESPGGSEESLREFPGPFPPPGCLQSSVVPRPWWAEAPWLGEGQPALWSILLLPPRYGTPFSHSTAITGAWQEVWPQDQRIPLSLNLEKGLWNQNQLGSSSPAPGSLPQCPTKLSPGEMEESDQRHTGPLATCVGHVSTAGPSRQQPPPPPPARSRPHSCSVCGKRFSLKHQMETHYRVHTGRPGPRPLPVGPLAPPLDGVGSFFGLKNERRADGLTRLLTQHRSHGSLANLAPRSTARKALKAASQMTAGPRSLGQRARVGCGQ, via the exons ATGGCCTTTCTTTCAGATCTTCTGAGATTGGTACCCAGGCAAGGCACAATGCCCCTGTGCCCGACAAGACTGCCTAGCCCCTATTGCTCTGATCGACTGGTACGGCTAGCAGCCAGGCTCCGGCCAGCACTATGTGATACCTTGATCACTGTGGGGAGCCAAGAATTCCCTGCCCACAGCCTGGTGCTGGCAGGCGTGAGCCAGCAGCTGGGCCGCAGGGGCCGCTGGGCTCTGGTCAAAGGCATCAGCCCTTCTACCTTTGCCCAGCTTCTGTACTTTGTTTATGGGGAGAGTGTAGAGCTGCAACCTGGGGAACTGGGACCCCTTGAGGAAGCAGCCAGAACTTTGGGGGTGCAGTCCCTGGAAGAGGCATGCAGGAGAGCTCGACAGGACAGGGCTAGAGAACTGGGTACAGGACTCAAGGAACATCAGGAGGAGCCAGAGAAACCTATAAGGGGTTCTGAGAGAGGATTGGAGGGACATGGAAATCAAAGACCAGAGAAATTTGTTAGAGCTGGTTGGAGAGAACAAGAGGCACTGCATGAGCAAAGGCCACAAAGAGAGAGGCCGGAGAGAGCAGAGGCAATGCAGGAGGGTTCGAGGGAGCAGATGAGATCAAAGGAGAAATTCAAGCAATCCCCTGTTGGCCATGGTGGAACAGATGGAAAACAAGAAGTAATTATGTGGGTGACGGAGAGTCCAGGGGGCTCTGAGGAAAGTCTGCGGGAGTTCCCtggccccttccccccaccaggTTGCCTCCAAAGCAGCGTCGTTCCTAGGCCCTGGTGGGCTGAGGCCCCTTGGTTGGGGGAGGGCCAGCCTGCCCTGTGGAGCATCCTGCTGTTGCCACCCAGATACGGCACTCCCTTCTCCCATAGCACCGCCATCACTGGAGCCTGGCAGGAGGTCTGGCCACAGGACCAGAG GATCCCACTGTCCCTGAACCTCGAGAAAGGTCTCTGGAACCAGAACCAGTTGGGCTCCTCCAGTCCTGCCCCAG GTTCCCTCCCCCAGTGCCCCACAAAACTCAGCCCTGGGGAGATGGAAGAGTCTGATCAGAGGCACACAG GTCCACTTGCCACCTGTGTGGGTCATGTGAGTACAGCAGGCCCATCACGCCAacaacctcccccacccccacctgctcgGTCCAGGCCCCATTCTTGTTCTGTCTGTGGAAAAAGGTTCTCACTCAAGCATCAGATGGAGACGCACTACCGAGTCCACACAG GCCGTCCCGGGCCTCGACCTCTCCCTGTAGGTCCCCTTGCTCCACCACTTGATGGTGTTGGCAGCTTCTTTGGCTTAAAGAATGAAAGACGGGCTGATGGGCTGACTAGGCTTCTGACCCAGCACCGCAGTCACGGCAGCCTAGCAAATTTGGCTCCAAGAAGCACCGCAAGAAAGGCGCTGAAAGCCGCCTCCCAGATGACCGCAGGCCCCAGAAGTCTGGGCCAGCGAGCCCGTGTGGGGTGTGGGCAGTAA
- the ZBTB32 gene encoding zinc finger and BTB domain-containing protein 32 isoform X1, translating to MAFLSDLLRLVPRQGTMPLCPTRLPSPYCSDRLVRLAARLRPALCDTLITVGSQEFPAHSLVLAGVSQQLGRRGRWALVKGISPSTFAQLLYFVYGESVELQPGELGPLEEAARTLGVQSLEEACRRARQDRARELGTGLKEHQEEPEKPIRGSERGLEGHGNQRPEKFVRAGWREQEALHEQRPQRERPERAEAMQEGSREQMRSKEKFKQSPVGHGGTDGKQEVIMWVTESPGGSEESLREFPGPFPPPGCLQSSVVPRPWWAEAPWLGEGQPALWSILLLPPRYGTPFSHSTAITGAWQEVWPQDQRIPLSLNLEKGLWNQNQLGSSSPAPGSLPQCPTKLSPGEMEESDQRHTGPLATCVGHVSTAGPSRQQPPPPPPARSRPHSCSVCGKRFSLKHQMETHYRVHTGEKPFSCSLCPQRSRDFSAMTKHLRTHGAAPYRCPLCRAGCPSLASMQAHMRGHSPSQLPPGWTIRSTFLYSSSRPSRASTSPCRSPCSTT from the exons ATGGCCTTTCTTTCAGATCTTCTGAGATTGGTACCCAGGCAAGGCACAATGCCCCTGTGCCCGACAAGACTGCCTAGCCCCTATTGCTCTGATCGACTGGTACGGCTAGCAGCCAGGCTCCGGCCAGCACTATGTGATACCTTGATCACTGTGGGGAGCCAAGAATTCCCTGCCCACAGCCTGGTGCTGGCAGGCGTGAGCCAGCAGCTGGGCCGCAGGGGCCGCTGGGCTCTGGTCAAAGGCATCAGCCCTTCTACCTTTGCCCAGCTTCTGTACTTTGTTTATGGGGAGAGTGTAGAGCTGCAACCTGGGGAACTGGGACCCCTTGAGGAAGCAGCCAGAACTTTGGGGGTGCAGTCCCTGGAAGAGGCATGCAGGAGAGCTCGACAGGACAGGGCTAGAGAACTGGGTACAGGACTCAAGGAACATCAGGAGGAGCCAGAGAAACCTATAAGGGGTTCTGAGAGAGGATTGGAGGGACATGGAAATCAAAGACCAGAGAAATTTGTTAGAGCTGGTTGGAGAGAACAAGAGGCACTGCATGAGCAAAGGCCACAAAGAGAGAGGCCGGAGAGAGCAGAGGCAATGCAGGAGGGTTCGAGGGAGCAGATGAGATCAAAGGAGAAATTCAAGCAATCCCCTGTTGGCCATGGTGGAACAGATGGAAAACAAGAAGTAATTATGTGGGTGACGGAGAGTCCAGGGGGCTCTGAGGAAAGTCTGCGGGAGTTCCCtggccccttccccccaccaggTTGCCTCCAAAGCAGCGTCGTTCCTAGGCCCTGGTGGGCTGAGGCCCCTTGGTTGGGGGAGGGCCAGCCTGCCCTGTGGAGCATCCTGCTGTTGCCACCCAGATACGGCACTCCCTTCTCCCATAGCACCGCCATCACTGGAGCCTGGCAGGAGGTCTGGCCACAGGACCAGAG GATCCCACTGTCCCTGAACCTCGAGAAAGGTCTCTGGAACCAGAACCAGTTGGGCTCCTCCAGTCCTGCCCCAG GTTCCCTCCCCCAGTGCCCCACAAAACTCAGCCCTGGGGAGATGGAAGAGTCTGATCAGAGGCACACAG GTCCACTTGCCACCTGTGTGGGTCATGTGAGTACAGCAGGCCCATCACGCCAacaacctcccccacccccacctgctcgGTCCAGGCCCCATTCTTGTTCTGTCTGTGGAAAAAGGTTCTCACTCAAGCATCAGATGGAGACGCACTACCGAGTCCACACAG GAGAGAAGCCCTTCTCCTGTAGCCTCTGCCCCCAGCGCTCCCGGGACTTCTCAGCCATGACCAAGCACCTGCGCACGCATGGGGCCGCACCCTACCGCTGCCCTCTGTGCCGGGCCGgctgccccagcctggcctccatGCAGGCGCACATGCGTGGCCACTCGCCCAGCCAGCTCCCACCTGGATGGACCATTCGCTCCACCTTCCTCTACTCCTCTTCCAGGCCGTCCCGGGCCTCGACCTCTCCCTGTAGGTCCCCTTGCTCCACCACTTGA
- the ZBTB32 gene encoding zinc finger and BTB domain-containing protein 32 isoform X4, protein MPLCPTRLPSPYCSDRLVRLAARLRPALCDTLITVGSQEFPAHSLVLAGVSQQLGRRGRWALVKGISPSTFAQLLYFVYGESVELQPGELGPLEEAARTLGVQSLEEACRRARQDRARELGTGLKEHQEEPEKPIRGSERGLEGHGNQRPEKFVRAGWREQEALHEQRPQRERPERAEAMQEGSREQMRSKEKFKQSPVGHGGTDGKQEVIMWVTESPGGSEESLREFPGPFPPPGCLQSSVVPRPWWAEAPWLGEGQPALWSILLLPPRYGTPFSHSTAITGAWQEVWPQDQRIPLSLNLEKGLWNQNQLGSSSPAPGSLPQCPTKLSPGEMEESDQRHTGPLATCVGHVSTAGPSRQQPPPPPPARSRPHSCSVCGKRFSLKHQMETHYRVHTGEKPFSCSLCPQRSRDFSAMTKHLRTHGAAPYRCPLCRAGCPSLASMQAHMRGHSPSQLPPGWTIRSTFLYSSSRPSRASTSPCRSPCSTT, encoded by the exons ATGCCCCTGTGCCCGACAAGACTGCCTAGCCCCTATTGCTCTGATCGACTGGTACGGCTAGCAGCCAGGCTCCGGCCAGCACTATGTGATACCTTGATCACTGTGGGGAGCCAAGAATTCCCTGCCCACAGCCTGGTGCTGGCAGGCGTGAGCCAGCAGCTGGGCCGCAGGGGCCGCTGGGCTCTGGTCAAAGGCATCAGCCCTTCTACCTTTGCCCAGCTTCTGTACTTTGTTTATGGGGAGAGTGTAGAGCTGCAACCTGGGGAACTGGGACCCCTTGAGGAAGCAGCCAGAACTTTGGGGGTGCAGTCCCTGGAAGAGGCATGCAGGAGAGCTCGACAGGACAGGGCTAGAGAACTGGGTACAGGACTCAAGGAACATCAGGAGGAGCCAGAGAAACCTATAAGGGGTTCTGAGAGAGGATTGGAGGGACATGGAAATCAAAGACCAGAGAAATTTGTTAGAGCTGGTTGGAGAGAACAAGAGGCACTGCATGAGCAAAGGCCACAAAGAGAGAGGCCGGAGAGAGCAGAGGCAATGCAGGAGGGTTCGAGGGAGCAGATGAGATCAAAGGAGAAATTCAAGCAATCCCCTGTTGGCCATGGTGGAACAGATGGAAAACAAGAAGTAATTATGTGGGTGACGGAGAGTCCAGGGGGCTCTGAGGAAAGTCTGCGGGAGTTCCCtggccccttccccccaccaggTTGCCTCCAAAGCAGCGTCGTTCCTAGGCCCTGGTGGGCTGAGGCCCCTTGGTTGGGGGAGGGCCAGCCTGCCCTGTGGAGCATCCTGCTGTTGCCACCCAGATACGGCACTCCCTTCTCCCATAGCACCGCCATCACTGGAGCCTGGCAGGAGGTCTGGCCACAGGACCAGAG GATCCCACTGTCCCTGAACCTCGAGAAAGGTCTCTGGAACCAGAACCAGTTGGGCTCCTCCAGTCCTGCCCCAG GTTCCCTCCCCCAGTGCCCCACAAAACTCAGCCCTGGGGAGATGGAAGAGTCTGATCAGAGGCACACAG GTCCACTTGCCACCTGTGTGGGTCATGTGAGTACAGCAGGCCCATCACGCCAacaacctcccccacccccacctgctcgGTCCAGGCCCCATTCTTGTTCTGTCTGTGGAAAAAGGTTCTCACTCAAGCATCAGATGGAGACGCACTACCGAGTCCACACAG GAGAGAAGCCCTTCTCCTGTAGCCTCTGCCCCCAGCGCTCCCGGGACTTCTCAGCCATGACCAAGCACCTGCGCACGCATGGGGCCGCACCCTACCGCTGCCCTCTGTGCCGGGCCGgctgccccagcctggcctccatGCAGGCGCACATGCGTGGCCACTCGCCCAGCCAGCTCCCACCTGGATGGACCATTCGCTCCACCTTCCTCTACTCCTCTTCCAGGCCGTCCCGGGCCTCGACCTCTCCCTGTAGGTCCCCTTGCTCCACCACTTGA